The Fulvia fulva chromosome 6, complete sequence genome includes a window with the following:
- a CDS encoding GDP-mannose-dependent alpha-mannosyltransferase: MAAMQRVDSGHESPKSEFPAELIGRKVLLATESLGPVNGVSRTTQSLVDYLRDHGVHVATCAPYYKGQHINQDSKPDRQPIVNKEWVRSMEAKSAALGARAIGGAWNWHNDRLDQDKETEPLLQQQHRPKLFNRTRSEDAKRKIEQSRLSRINPEYRLQGQALPYNPDLTVAFPFRLGKVYDRTFKPDVIYLASPASVGFQFLVQLRQLDQPPPTLLNFQTDLAAYASILFAQPLDRYGVWLLKIVQGFLFQAAAVHTIFYPSAYVRKYMEDCGAPSEKMIQLGRGVDTELFNPIRREEAYRQEIATDGEIIFCCISRIAPEKGFEFLAQAAEKLKVSGLKFKLLIVGGNKNPAVEKEVRDYFKNVKDQTVFTGMLRGTALARAYAAADVFLHCSITETFGLVVLESMASGVPVIARAEGGPAETVKHGISGYLTEPDDMDLFVEYAKHLATDHELRGEMVCNAREQALNTTWDKINNQVAIQLATALREQPPLSAEQKAKDGYYRTWKNMFGVYLAVGVVWFFWLIAVIPLMLCGWVHGLFK; encoded by the coding sequence ATGGCCGCCATGCAACGCGTAGACTCGGGGCACGAGTCGCCCAAATCTGAGTTCCCAGCAGAACTCATCGGCCGGAAAGTCCTCCTCGCGACAGAATCTCTCGGCCCCGTCAACGGTGTTAGTCGCACAACGCAGAGTCTGGTCGATTACCTTCGCGATCATGGCGTGCATGTGGCAACGTGTGCGCCGTACTACAAGGGTCAGCACATCAACCAGGATTCAAAGCCTGATCGACAGCCCATCGTTAACAAAGAATGGGTCAGGTCGATGGAAGCAAAGTCTGCAGCTCTTGGTGCGCGGGCTATCGGTGGTGCGTGGAACTGGCATAACGATCGCCTGGACCAAGATAAGGAGACGGAGCCACTGCTTCAGCAACAGCATCGGCCGAAGCTTTTCAATCGAACACGCAGCGAAGATGCAAAGCGGAAGATTGAGCAGTCGCGCTTGAGCCGTATCAATCCAGAGTATCGTCTGCAAGGTCAGGCACTGCCTTACAACCCTGATCTGACCGTCGCATTCCCCTTTCGACTTGGTAAAGTCTACGACAGAACGTTTAAACCCGACGTTATCTACCTCGCAAGTCCTGCGTCAGTCGGGTTCCAATTTCTGGTTCAGCTACGACAGCTCGATCAGCCGCCACCCACTCTGCTCAACTTCCAGACAGATCTTGCAGCATACGCATCGATCCTCTTCGCCCAGCCGCTCGACAGATACGGCGTGTGGCTACTGAAGATCGTCCAAGGCTTCCTCTTCCAAGCAGCAGCCGTACACACAATCTTCTATCCGTCGGCATACGTACGAAAGTACATGGAAGACTGCGGTGCACCATCCGAGAAGATGATCCAGCTTGGCCGTGGCGTAGACACCGAACTCTTCAACCCAATCCGGCGGGAAGAAGCATACCGCCAAGAAATCGCAACCGACGGCGAGATCATCTTCTGCTGCATATCCCGCATTGCGCCCGAGAAAGGCTTCGAGTTCTTGGCTCAAGCGGCAGAAAAGCTCAAGGTCAGTGGACTCAAGTTCAAGCTTCTGATCGTTGGTGGCAACAAGAATCCAGCTGTGGAGAAGGAGGTCCGCGATTACTTCAAGAACGTCAAGGACCAGACTGTTTTTACTGGCATGCTGCGTGGTACTGCGTTAGCCCGTGCGTATGCTGCCGCTGATGTTTTCTTGCACTGTTCAATCACGGAAACCTTCGGTCTGGTCGTGCTGGAGTCGATGGCGTCTGGTGTTCCGGTCATTGCTCGCGCGGAAGGTGGTCCAGCCGAGACTGTCAAGCACGGTATCTCTGGCTACTTGACTGAACCAGACGATATGGACCTGTTTGTTGAGTACGCCAAGCATCTCGCCACCGACCATGAACTTCGAGGAGAGATGGTTTGCAACGCCCGCGAGCAAGCGCTCAACACAACCTGGGACAAGATCAACAACCAAGTGGCGATACAGCTGGCGACTGCACTGCGCGAGCAGCCTCCGTTGTCTGCGGAGCAAAAGGCCAAGGACGGGTACTATCGTACGTGGAAGAATATGTTTGGCGTATACCTGGCAGTCGGTGTTGTGTGGTTCTTTTGGCTTATCGCGGTGATACCCCTGATGCTGTGCGGCTGGGTTCATGGCCTTTTCAAGTGA
- a CDS encoding Mannosyl phosphorylinositol ceramide synthase CSH1, translated as MRRPLVIFLVIIFAVLLFLIHLVWTLLELLVITGIQDAITKEELPAIGAEDKITAKPLIPKIIHQTYINTSIPEVWQDAQASCKTLHQKSDGWEYKLWTDKMSVDFIEEEYPEFLETFKGYQYPIQRADAIRYFVLDHFGGIYIDLDDGCNRPLEPLLSYPAFVRKTVPTGVSNDAMGAVPGHPFFKRVIQELERYDRSWILPYITVMASTGPLFLSVIWRHYSDEGLNVGDGADGGRIRIIFPEEYNSHPWSFFTHHLGNSWHGYDVQLIFWMARNWVLLTFIGLVVGISAILLGWWSYHRYFLAPTDIPQWKKKSVRDRLAFWSNRHQSEYELVNRHEP; from the coding sequence ATGCGACGCCCCCTGGTCATCTTCCTGGTCATAATATTTGCCGTGCTCCTCTTCCTGATACACTTAGTTTGGACACTGCTGGAACTACTCGTCATCACTGGCATACAAGACGCCATAACGAAGGAGGAACTGCCTGCGATCGGCGCCGAAGACAAAATCACCGCGAAACCCCTAATACCGAAAATCATTCACCAGACGTATATCAACACAAGCATCCCCGAAGTATGGCAGGACGCGCAGGCGAGTTGCAAGACCCTGCATCAGAAGAGCGATGGCTGGGAGTATAAGCTGTGGACAGACAAGATGAGCGTCGATTTCATTGAAGAAGAATACCCAGAGTTCTTGGAAACTTTCAAGGGCTATCAATACCCTATCCAGCGCGCCGACGCGATACGATACTTTGTGCTGGATCACTTTGGAGGCATATACATCGATCTGGACGACGGATGCAACCGACCTCTTGAACCTCTCCTATCGTACCCAGCATTTGTACGGAAGACAGTGCCCACGGGTGTGAGCAACGATGCCATGGGTGCCGTACCGGGCCATCCTTTCTTCAAGCGCGTAATCCAGGAATTGGAGCGCTACGATCGCAGCTGGATCTTACCGTATATCACCGTCATGGCAAGCACGGGACCATTGTTCCTGAGTGTTATCTGGCGGCACTACAGCGACGAAGGCTTGAACGTGGGCGACGGCGCAGACGGCGGTCGCATCAGGATCATCTTCCCGGAAGAGTACAATAGCCATCCTTGGAGCTTCTTCACCCACCATCTTGGCAACAGTTGGCATGGCTATGACGTTCAGCTGATCTTCTGGATGGCACGAAACTGGGTGCTCTTAACATTCATTGGCCTCGTCGTTGGCATCAGCGCCATTCTACTCGGCTGGTGGAGTTATCACCGTTACTTCCTCGCGCCAACGGACATTCCCCAGTGGAAGAAGAAATCCGTGCGGGACCGGCTAGCATTCTGGTCGAACCGACATCAAAGTGAATACGAGCTCGTCAATCGACACGAGCCTTGA
- a CDS encoding Disulfide-bond oxidoreductase, protein MSTAHVNRTSSYQYQPSGNSYKIRPAAAILNIKISLKEYDLLKGESRTPHFLSNISANGSVPILQIGSDTFLPESGAALYYLATGSALIPTDRLHHAEMLRWIFFEQYQIEPNLGSLRFWSRVMGLENVDEAKKSQVESKRQAGETALGIMEQHLASRPYFVGEKFSLADVALYAYTHVCGQAGFDLSQWPSVKAWCERVAQQPGYVLIHDEVWA, encoded by the exons ATGTCGACGGCCCACGTGAACAG GACCTCATCTTACCAATACCAGCCATCTGGTAACTCCTACAAGATCCGCCCCGCAGCCGCCATCCTTAACATCAAAATCTCCCTAAAAGAATACGACCTCCTGAAAGGCGAAAGCAGAACACCCCACTTCCTCTCCAACATCAGCGCGAATGGCAGCGTCCCAATCCTCCAAATCGGCTCCGACACATTCCTCCCAGAAAGCGGAGCAGCACTCTATTACCTCGCCACTGGCAGCGCCCTAATCCCGACCGACCGACTTCACCACGCTGAAATGCTGCGCTGGATTTTTTTCGAGCAGTATCAAATCGAGCCGAATTTGGGGTCCTTGCGTTTCTGGTCTAGAGTCATGGGTCTGGAGAATGTGGACGAGGCGAAGAAGAGTCAGGTAGAATCGAAGCGACAGGCAGGGGAGACAGCACTGGGGATTATGGAGCAGCATCTTGCTAGTCGACCGTATTTCGTTGGGGAGAAGTTCAGTCTTGCGGATGTGGCGTTGTATGCTTATACGCATGTGTGTGGTCAAGCCGGGTTTGATCTGAGTCAATGGCCTAGTGTCAAGGCATGGTGTGAGCGTGTAGCGCAACAGCCGGGGTATGTTCTCATTCATGATGAGGTCTGGGCCTGA
- a CDS encoding Ribosomal lysine N-methyltransferase 4, with protein MERMDTSEEDGFQERSKVFVNWLKENGASISAKIKLDDLRLQNAGRGVVAVQDLNEDEELFSIPRSIILTTETSSNGEAALKEVDDPWLSLIVVMVLEYLDGPQSRWQPYFDVLPESFDSLMFWSDAELQCLEGSTVVDKIGKEGADAVFSEQLIPVIGKINKNISLSNEDLLRLCHRMGSTIMAYAFDLEKSSDQAKSDEEEWEEDSDAGATLPKGMVPLADMLNADADRNNAKLFYEDDKVVMKTIKPVKAGEELYNDFGSLPRADLLRRYGYVTNNYAQYDVVEIPAELIKEKAGLPGKELDERWQYADEQGAVDDGYDISRGDSEDGQFPEELCVLLNLLATPKAEFDKLKKKDKLPRPDLTTEAKKLLRTILVYRYAAYPTSVDDGHVDERRREMARAVMQGEKEILQEAVDAISDLSAGKKRSANTLEDEAAAIRQPAKR; from the exons ATGGAACGAATGGATACGAGCGAAGAGGATGGCTTCCAAGAGAGATCAAAGGTATTCGTCAACTGGCTGAAGGAGAACGGTGCTTCAATCTCCGCGAAGATCAAATTGGACGATCTGAGACTGCAGAATGCAGGTCGAGGTGTTG TGGCTGTCCAAGATCTCAACGAAGACGAGGAGTTGTTCAGCATACCGCGATCGATAATACTGACCACAGAGACTTCAAGCAATGGCGAAGCGGCACTGAAAGAGGTTGACGATCCATGGCTGTCCCTCATCGTAGTCATGGTCCTGGAGTACCTTGATGGTCCACAGTCACGATGGCAGCCATACTTCGACGTTCTCCCCGAATCATTCGACAGTCTGATGTTCTGGTCCGACGCCGAGCTTCAATGCTTGGAGGGCAGCACGGTCGTTGACAAGATTGGCAAAGAAGGCGCAGATGCAGTCTTCAGCGAACAGCTGATACCTGTCATCGGGAAGATCAACAAGAACATCAGCTTGAGCAACGAAGATTTGCTACGACTTTGCCATCGCATGGGCTCGACGATCATGGCATATGCCTTCGACCTAGAGAAGAGCTCGGACCAAGCGAAGAGTGACGAGGAAGAGTGGGAAGAAGACTCGGACGCTGGAGCGACGCTCCCAAAGGGCATGGTGCCTCTCGCAGATATGCTCAATGCCGACGCCGACCGCAACAACGCCAAGCTATTCTACGAAGATGACAAAGTGGTCATGAAGACGATCAAGCCAGTCAAGGCTGGCGAAGAACTGTACAACGACTTCGGCTCCCTGCCTCGGGCAGACTTGCTGCGAAGATATGGATACGTCACGAACAACTATGCTCAGTACGATGTGGTTGAGATACCAGCAGAACTGATCAAGGAGAAAGCGGGATTGCCGGGTAAAGAGCTCGACGAAAGATGGCAATACGCAGATGAGCAGGGTGCCGTCGATGATGGCTACGACATCTCTCGTGGAGACAGCGAAGACGGACAATTCCCGGAGGAGCTTTGCGTACTGCTCAACTTGCTTGCGACGCCGAAGGCCGAGTTCGACAAGCTGAAGAAGAAGGACAAACTCCCAAGGCCAGATTTGACGACGGAGGCCAAGAAGCTGTTGCGTACCATCTTGGTCTATCGCTATGCGGCATACCCTACCAGTGTCGACGATGGACACGTCGATGAAAGACGGCGCGAGATGGCCCGAGCCGTCATGCAGGGCGAAAAGGAGATCTTGCAAGAAGCTGTCGATGCCATTTCGGACCTTTCAGCGGGAAAGAAGCGATCTGCGAATACTCTCGAGGACGAGGCCGCCGCGATCAGACAGCCTGCCAAGAGATGA
- a CDS encoding FAD-linked oxidoreductase nodO, which yields MSSVVYQRVFEIRGLLIDFFNFGYIKYNQDTEVVEASPATTSREICRFLKERNRFLPAGHCGEVGMGGFLLQGGMGYPVRTFGPTCRFVVGVDVVTATGEFYTVTKIITPICIGQHADPALDPLVEPFAHISSLATEGYVILIGLQSLASTDEQAKQNLEIVSETHPTGSLLQAQEMEKTDSDKCYDLAETPEAYSKPRRWITLNSFLENSVDVVTTIRKRATSLPAEGIMVWYPVYPASHETYEDMAWSVSSDHYVAWYASYTNPEEDPFHKKWVHDIEEELDPYTVGSCLGDADFALRPTKYWSEDAGKRLMDVRKKWDPKGRIAGFMDAEDTSGAEGLSNMKATGKFETKLA from the exons ATGAGTTCAGTTGTCTACCAAAGGGTCTTTGAAATCCGCGGACTCCTCATCGATTTCTTCAACTTTGGCTACATCAAGTATAATCAAGACACGGAGGTTGTCGAAGCCTCGCCTGCGACTACCAGCAGAGAAATATGCCGCTTCCTGAAGGAGCGCAATCGTTTCCTACCGGCTGGTCATTGTGGTGAGGTGGGCATGGGAGGGTTTCTTCTGCAGGGCGGCATGGGTTATCCCGTGCGG ACGTTCGGCCCCACGTGTCGCTTCGTCGTCGGAGTCGATGTCGTAACCGCCACAGGAGAGTTTTACACTGTGACAAAGATAATAACGCCGATCTGTATTGGGCAGCACGCGG ATCCTGCCTTAGACCCACTCGTCGAGCCCTTCGCTCACATCTCCAGCCTTGCCACCGAAGGCTATGTGATACTCATAGGCCTCCAATCATTGGCTTCGACAGACGAACAAGCCAAGCAGAACCTAGAAATCGTCTCCGAGACGCACCCGACTGGGTCTCTCCTCCAAGCTCAAGAGATGGAGAAGACTGACTCCGACAAATGCTACGACCTCGCCGAAACACCCGAAGCATATTCCAAACCCCGCCGCTGGATCACCTTGAACAGCTTCCTGGAGAACTCCGTCGACGTCGTCACCACAATCCGCAAACGCGCCACTTCCTTGCCAGCCGAAGGCATCATGGTCTGGTACCCGGTCTACCCAGCCAGTCATGAGACTTACGAAGACATGGCCTGGTCGGTGAGTTCCGACCACTACGTCGCGTGGTATGCTTCATATACTAATCCTGAAGAAGATCCCTTTCATAAGAAGTGGGTGCATGATATTGAGGAGGAGTTGGATCCGTATACTGTTGGCTCGTGTCTCGGGGATGCTGACTTTGCACTGAGGCCGACGAAGTATTGGAGTGAGGACGCGGGAAAGAGGTTGATGGATGttaggaagaagtgggatCCGAAGGGAAGGATTGCCGGGTTCATGGATGCTGAAGATACGAGTGGAGCGGAGGGACTGTCGAATATGAAGGCGACGGGCAAGTTTGAAACGAAGTTGGCTTGA
- a CDS encoding Enhancer of polycomb-like protein 1, whose product MSTRGQARHVRQRKLNTKQPLRIIRENEIDDAIDDESQRHIPQVETGVEKNEEVEFHLQAAINAANAAALGAKSKASSYIPTPEVRKAKGIKYDELYPKVFSQPATYIRFSSTVEDCVGVAYCMNEDDEKFLKQLNDGKDVNGQALKDKTIQCSEDGFEEVMNFLEDTSQRLQPFATVESSVPILSLDELEQSREEPLTAEAQRVVKPVYQYWASKKGSRPLLPTIKVRLLDTSLDADDADPYVCFRRREVRQTRKTRGRDAQVVEKLKKLRMELEQARQLVGMVRDREKLNETNLSVTRKVFEQRKQLKEVKVAKNIIGEKGEDEELLVNQKPVAKPKGRGDGSRPGPTIRLRSLGDSRSAPDSDLISLADMQAQADDHVDRTIESRKDQHRRWNKDWQDRTWDPITPPPEPADEQAKWAPLPAVGTGYPTPPPSLPSRSSQDRDGDVDMSEQKPVLDHDAVAGAEPTFNVFIPPPWLDNSAEDDEPDMKRVKLDAAPACRLRYGRGGRVHLEMRKQKPKGVLSRGVVSDSDSDDDEVDYFPVPDPKTFDYRSMLNSRARSGPEGVERRQFPSGDQTAMIAAAQQQASAAASGNASSPPKLVTAGSSGG is encoded by the exons ATGTCAACGCGCGGACAGGCACGACATGTCAGGCAGAGGAAACTGAACACGAAGCAGCCGCTTCGCATAATACGAGAAAATGAAATTGACGACGCCATCGACGATGAATCGCAACGACATATCCCTCAGGTCGAGACTGGTGTCGAGAAGAACGAAGAAGTC GAATTCCACTTGCAGGCTGCGATCAATGCAGCAAATGCAGCCGCTCTCGGTGCTAAGAGCAAGGCGAGCAGCTACATTCCCACACCAGAGGTCCGCAAGGCCAAGGGTATCAAGTATGACGAGCTCTATCCGAAAGTATTCTCGCAGCCGGCCACCTACATTCGATTCAGTTCAACGGTGGAGGACTGCGTAGGCGTAGCGTACTGCATGAACGAGGATGACGAGAAGTTCCTGAAACAGCTCAATGACGGCAAAGATGTTAACGGCCAGGCGCTCAAGGACAAGACCATCCAGTGCTCTGAAGATGGTTTCGAGGAGGTGATGAACTTCCTCGAGGACACCAGCCAGAGACTGCAGCCATTTGCCACTGTGGAAAGCAGCGTGCCGATACTGAGCCTTGATGAGCTTGAACAATCGCGTGAAGAGCCTCTAACCGCCGAGGCACAGCGAGTCGTGAAGCCGGTTTACCAGTATTGGGCAAGCAAGAAAGGCAGCCGTCCTCTGTTACCGACTATCAAGGTGCGGCTGCTCGACACAAGCTTGGACGCAGACGATGCCGATCCGTACGTTTGTTTCCGCCGTAGGGAAGTTCGACAAACTCGAAAGACCAGAGGCAGAGATGCGCAGGTGGTGGAGAAGCTCAAGAAGCTCCGCATGGAGCTTGAGCAGGCTCGACAGCTTGTTGGGATGGTTCGTGACCGTGAGAAGCTGAATGAGACTAATCTTTCAGTCACCCGCAAGGTCTTCGAGCAGCGCAAGCAGCTCAAAGAGGTCAAAGTCGCTAAGAACATCATTGGCGAGAAGGGTGAAGATGAAGAGCTTCTCGTCAACCAGAAACCTGTTGCCAAGCCGAAGGGCAGAGGTGATGGGTCTCGACCAGGTCCGACGATCCGATTACGGTCGCTCGGTGACAGTAGGTCTGCGCCAGACAGCGATCTCATCTCACTGGCCGATATGCAAGCGCAAGCAGACGATCATGTGGATCGTACCATTGAAAGCCGAAAGGACCAGCACCGGCGGTGGAACAAGGACTGGCAAGACCGGACATGGGATCCTATCACTCCGCCACCAGAACCAGCAGATGAGCAAGCAAAGTGGGCCCCTTTACCGGCAGTTGGGACTGGCTATCCAACACCGCCGCCGTCACTACCATCCAGGAGTTCGCAAGATCGAGATGGCGATGTTGACATGTCGGAGCAGAAGCCGGTACTGGACCATGATGCTGTGGCTGGTGCCGAGCCTACTTTCAATGTCTTCATCCCTCCACCGTGGCTCGACAACTCCGCCGAGGATGATGAGCCCGACATGAAACGCGTCAAGCTTGACGCTGCACCTGCATGTCGTCTGCGCTATGGCCGGGGTGGTCGGGTGCACCTTGAAATGCGGAAGCAGAAGCCAAAAGGCGTGCTAAGTCGAGGCGTTGTCTCTGATAGTGACAGCGACGATGACGAAGTCGACTACTTTCCCGTGCCGGACCCGAAGACATTTGACTATCGGTCAATGTTGAACAGTCGTGCGCGCTCCGGACCAGAAGGCGTGGAGCGGAGACAATTCCCAAGTGGAGACCAGACCGCGATGATAGCTGCAGCGCAACAGCAAGCTTCCGCTGCTGCATCCGGCAACGCTTCAAGTCCACCTAAGCTTGTTACTGCCGGCAGCTCAGGTGGCTGA
- a CDS encoding Tyrosinase ustQ yields MWPFKKEQEYHVVAGEDVSPISEPESVVSAAPSEKRVAKGHIAGYVTGVVVAIAVAAIAIILVLTIFRTLFAPTPIADDIDDGKCRRRHEWRTLSATQQQDYISAVRCLQSTPSPFLKRNGTTAYDDFPWLHSHVGYSTHHSAAFLPWHRYFLAIYEMALREACRYNGGLVYWDWTLDSHALEKSPVFDASSGFGGDGEVGAEITVGRTGRCVVDGPFAHTRVNYYDIKYAPHCLSRGFRNIAGELGHIDGKDVSPQSVEEVLSAGTYDKFVKLMESRVHDVIPFGIAGDFETFSAPYDPLFFLHHTQLDRLWWLWQQRSPERFLWAYGGHKSRHTMGLASLEDDLEYRGLADDVKVKDVMNTETGVLCYRY; encoded by the coding sequence ATGTGGCCGTTCAAGAAGGAGCAGGAATACCATGTGGTAGCAGGAGAAGATGTGTCGCCAATAAGTGAGCCGGAGAGCGTTGTCTCGGCGGCACCATCAGAAAAGCGCGTCGCCAAAGGGCATATTGCTGGCTACGTGACCGGTGTCGTCGTTGCCATAGCCGTGGCAGCAATCGCAATCATCCTCGTCCTCACCATCTTCCGGACCTTATTCGCCCCGACGCCCATCGCAGACGACATCGACGACGGAAAATGCAGACGCCGACACGAATGGCGCACCCTCAGCGCAACGCAGCAACAGGACTACATCTCCGCCGTGCGCTGCCTCCAGTCCACGCCCTCGCCCTTTCTCAAACGCAACGGTACTACGGCGTACGATGACTTTCCCTGGCTCCACAGCCATGTAGGCTACTCGACACATCACAGCGCAGCGTTTCTGCCCTGGCATCGGTACTTCTTGGCGATATATGAGATGGCACTGAGGGAAGCTTGCAGGTACAATGGAGGGTTGGTGTACTGGGACTGGACATTGGATTCCCATGCGCTTGAGAAGAGCCCAGTCTTCGACGCAAGCTCTGGATTCGGTGGTGACGGTGAAGTGGGTGCTGAAATCACCGTTGGTAGAACCGGACGCTGCGTCGTAGATGGACCTTTCGCTCACACACGAGTGAACTACTACGATATCAAGTATGCGCCGCACTGTCTATCTCGCGGATTCCGGAATATAGCGGGCGAGCTGGGACATATTGACGGCAAGGACGTCAGCCCCCAATCGGTGGAGGAAGTGCTATCTGCAGGGACCTACGATAAGTTTGTGAAGCTTATGGAGAGTCGTGTCCACGACGTGATACCGTTCGGAATCGCTGGTGACTTCGAGACCTTCTCTGCACCGTACGATCCACTGTTCTTCCTACACCACACTCAGCTCGATCGACTGTGGTGGCTGTGGCAGCAGCGATCGCCGGAGCGGTTTCTTTGGGCGTATGGAGGTCATAAGTCACGGCATACGATGGGATTGGCCAGCTTAGAGGATGACCTGGAGTATCGTGGACTGGCTGATGATGTGAAAGTGAAAGATGTGATGAATACTGAGACGGGCGTGTTATGTTACAGATACTGA